From one Rosa rugosa chromosome 4, drRosRugo1.1, whole genome shotgun sequence genomic stretch:
- the LOC133743305 gene encoding DExH-box ATP-dependent RNA helicase DExH3, which yields MPYSAFFHRSIIIRTTSTAMSLKPRHHHHHFSLLRRPSLLLGCFMNANGHYHTHPVTGLLKWNSAGCCRHADVTCLASASASSSSRAAERTDWKQRRRSVAAVPAWYQQQQKQGYGRFAYQDNESGSEDSDRECGSGQSSRREMTGSTLDNIDEWRWKLTMLVRNKDEQEVVSRERKDRRDFDHLSELARGMGLYSRQYSKVVVFSKVPQPNYRPDLDDRRPQREVVLPFGLHKDVDAHLKAHLSQKPMSRGNLSHTSMSRSSSNGSIAKDGGLYEQEEPLIQNSVAMERILQQKSLRLQNKQQEWQESIEGQKMLELRRSLPAYKEKDSLLKAISENQVIVVSGETGCGKTTQLPQYILESEIEAGLGGVCSIICTQPRRISAMSVSERVAAERGENLGESVGYKVRLEGMKGRDTRLLFCTTGILLRRLLVDRKLRGVTHVIVDEIHERGMNEDFLLIVLKELLSRRPELRLILMSATLNAELFSSYFNGAPMIHIPGFTYPVRAYFLENILEMTGYRLNQYNQIDDYGQDKTWKMQKQAQAFKKRKSQIASTVEDALEAADFREYSPRTQESLSCWNPDSIGFNLIEHVLCHIVRKERPGAILVFMTGWDDINSLKDQLQSHPLLGDSSRVLLLACHGSMPSSEQRLIFDKPEDGVRKIVLATNMAETSITINDVVFVIDCGKAKETSYDALNNTPCLLPSWISKAASRQRRGRAGRVQPGECYHLYPRCVYDAFADYQLPELLRTPLQSLCLQIKSLQLGSISEFLSKALQSPEPLSVQNAVDYLKIIGALDDNEDLTVLGRHLSMLPVEPKLGKMLILGAIFNCLDPIMTIVAGLSMRDPFMMPFDKKDLAESAKAQFSGRDSSDHLALIRAYDGWKNAERSQAGYEYCWRNFLSAQTLKAIDSLRKQFFFLLKDAGLVDHNTENCNTLSHDEHLIRAIICAGLFPGICSVVNKEKSISLKTMEDGQVLLYSNSVNASVPKIPYPWLVFNEKVKVNSVFLRDSTGVSDSVLLLFGGNISRGGLDGHLKMLGGYLEFFMNPALANTYVSLKRELEELIHNKLIDPKLDMQSHTNLLSALRLLVSEDRCDGRFVFGRKMPVPSKKITKELGPGTLRVGDNGKSGGNNSKSQLQTLLVRAGHEAPTYKTKQLKNNQFRSTVIFNGLNFVGQPSNSKKQAEKEAAAEAVLWLKGDNHSSSTDIDHMSMLLKKSRKKIHKTTSFDSAKWS from the exons ATGCCTTACTCCGCCTTCTTTCACCGCTCTATAATAATCCGCACCACCTCCACCGCCATGTCCCTCAAAccccgccaccaccaccaccacttctccctcctccggcggcCGTCGCTCCTCCTCGGATGCTTCATGAACGCCAACGGCCACTACCACACTCACCCCGTCACCGGCCTGCTCAAATGGAATTCCGCCGGCTGCTGCCGTCACGCTGACGTCACGTGCCTGGCCTCGGCCTCGGCCTCGTCCTCGTCGCGTGCGGCGGAGAGGACGGATTGGAAGCAGCGGCGGAGGAGCGTTGCGGCCGTGCCGGCGTGGTACCAGCAGCAGCAGAAGCAGGGGTATGGGAGGTTTGCGTACCAGGACAACGAGTCGGGTAGTGAAGATTCGGACCGGGAGTGCGGGTCGGGTCAGAGCTCTCGCCGGGAAATG ACTGGTTCGACCCTTGACAACATCGATGAGTGGAGATGGAAGTTAACCATGCTTGTTCGCAACAAAGATGAGCAAGAAGTGGTGTCGAGGGAAAGGAAGGACAGGCGTGATTTTGATCATCTTTCAGAACTGGCAAGAGGGATGGGTTTATATAG CCGTCAGTATTCAAAGGTCGTAGTCTTTAGTAAAGTCCCTCAGCCAAATTACAGACCTGATCTGGATGATAGGCGACCACAAAGAGAG GTTGTCTTACCTTTTGGACTGCATAAAGATGTAGATGCTCATCTCAAAGCTCATCTTTCTCAAAAGCCAATGAGCAGAGGAAATTTATCGCATACTTCAATGTCAAGGTCAAGTAGTAATGGAAGTATAGCTAAAGACGGGGGACTCTACGAGCAGGAGGAGCCCTTGATACAGAATAGTGTTGCCATGGAGAGAATTCTTCAGCAGAAAAGCTTGCGATTGCAAAATAAGCAACAAGAATGGCAG GAATCCATCGAAGGTCAAAAGATGCTTGAACTTCGTAGAAGTCTGCCTGCATATAAAGAGAAAGATTCCTTGTTAAAAGCCATATCCGAAAATCAG GTCATAGTTGTCTCAGGTGAAACAGGTTGTGGTAAAACTACACAACTTCCTCAGTACATTTTAGAATCTGAGATTGAAGCTGGTCTTGGAGGTGTCTGTAGTATTATTTGTACTCAGCCTAGACGAATATCTGCCATGTCTGTTTCTGAAAGAGTTGCTGCAGAACGTGGGGAGAATCTGGGGGAATCA GTTGGTTACAAAGTTAGGCTGGAAGGAATGAAAGGGAGGGACACGCGGCTTCTTTTTTGCACCACAGGCATACTATTGAGAAGATTACTTGTTGACAGAAAGTTGAGAGGTGTTACACATGTCATTGTTGATGAGATTCATGAACGTGGAATGAATGAAG ATTTTCTTCTTATCGTTCTGAAAGAACTTCTCTCTCGTCGTCCTGAGTTGAGATTGATTTTGATGAGTGCAACCTTAAATGCTGAGCTTTTCTCCTCATACTTTAATGGTGCTCCAATGATCCATATACCT GGTTTTACATACCCGGTCCGAGCATATTTTCTGGAGAATATTCTAGAAATGACTGGATATCGGTTAAATCAATATAATCAAATTGATGATTATGGTCAAGATAAGACGTGGAAAATGCAGAAACAAGCTCAAGCTTTCAAAAAGAGGAAGAGCCAAATTGCTTCTACCGTTGAG GATGCACTTGAAGCTGCTGACTTTAGGGAGTACAGTCCAAGGACTCAGGAGTCTCTGTCCTGTTGGAATCCGGACTCCATTGGTTTTAATCTCATTGAGCATGTGCTTTGCCACATAGTCAGGAAAGAACGGCCTGGTGCTATTTTGGTTTTTATGACTGGTTGGGATGACATAAATTCCTTGAAGGATCAACTCCAATCTCATCCCCTTTTAGGAGATTCTAGTAGGGTCCTGCTGCTTGCCTGTCATGGTTCCATGCCTAGCTCTGAACAG AGGTTGATATTTGATAAACCAGAAGATGGAGTTAGGAAAATCGTTCTGGCTACAAACATGGCTGAGACCAGTATCACTATCAATGATGTAGTATTTGTGATTGATTGTGGAAAGGCGAAAGAAACATCATATGATGCACTCAATAATACTCCCTGTTTGCTTCCATCCTGGATATCAAAGGCTGCTTCCCGGCAA AGAAGAGGAAGAGCCGGTCGTGTTCAACCTGGCGAGTGTTACCATCTATATCCCCGATGTGTATATGATGCCTTTGCTGATTATCAATTGCCTGAACTTTTGAGGACGCCTCTGCAGTCACTATGTTTACAAATCAAGAGTCTACAACTTGGAAGTATTTCTGAGTTCCTTTCTAAGGCACTGCAGTCACCGGAACCTTTGTCG GTTCAAAATGCTGTTGATTATCTGAAGATCATTGGGGCTTTAGATGATAATGAAGATCTCACAGTATTAG GTCGCCACCTGTCAATGCTTCCGGTTGAGCCAAAACTTGGGAAAATGCTCATATTAGGGGCTATCTTCAATTGTTTAGATCCAATAATGACTATTGTTGCAGGCCTTAGTATGAGAGATCCATTCATGATGCCATTTGACAAGAAGGAT CTTGCAGAATCGGCAAAAGCACAATTTTCTGGCCGTGATAGCAGTGATCATCTGGCTCTTATCCGAGCATATGATGGTTGGAAAAATGCTGAAAGATCACAAGCTGGTTATGAGTACTGCTGGAGAAATTTTCTTTCTGCACAAACTCTAAAAGCCATTGACTCTCTTCGGAAgcagttcttcttcttgctcaAGGATGCTGGTTTGGTTGATCACAACACCGAGAACTGCAATACATTGAGCCATGATGAACATCTTATCCGAGCAATCATCTGTGCAGGATTATTTCCTGGAATATGTTCTGTTGTG AACAAAGAGAAGTCGATTTCGTTGAAAACAATGGAAGATGGACAAGTACTTCTGTACTCG AATTCTGTCAATGCTTCAGTGCCTAAAATTCCATATCCATGGCTAGTTTTCAACGAAAAGGTGAAAGTGAATTCAGTATTCCTCCGGGATTCAACCGGCGTATCTGATTCTGTGCTCCTTTTGTTTGGAGGCAACATTTCCAGGGGTGGACTG GATGGGCACCTGAAGATGTTGGGAGGATACTTGGAGTTTTTCATGAATCCTGCATTAGCAAATACATATGTTAGCTTAAAGAGGGAACTTGAGGAACTGATTCATAATAAG CTTATAGATCCCAAATTGGATATGCAATCTCATACTAACCTCCTATCAGCCCTAAGATTACTGGTCTCTGAAGACCGATGTGATGGTAGATTTGTCTTTGGTCGCAAGATGCCAGTACCCTCAAAGAAGATAACAAAAGAGTTAGGTCCAGGCACCTTGAGGGTTGGCGATAATGGTAAAAGCGGGGGTAACAATTCCAAAAGTCAGCTGCAAACATTGCTTGTCAGAGCAGGACATGAAGCTCCCacctacaaaacaaaacaactgaAAAACAACCAGTTTCGGTCCACAGTGATCTTCAATGGGTTGAACTTTGTAGGGCAGCCTTCCAATAGTAAGAAACAAGCAGAGAAGGAAGCGGCTGCTGAAGCTGTGCTCTGGTTAAAGGGCGATAACCATTCATCTTCCACAGATATTGACCATATGTCAATGCTTCTAAAGAAGAGCAGAAAGAAAATCCATAAAACGACCTCATTTGATAGCGCTAAGTGGAGTTGA